A window of Argopecten irradians isolate NY chromosome 1, Ai_NY, whole genome shotgun sequence contains these coding sequences:
- the LOC138318118 gene encoding phospholipid scramblase 1-like isoform X2 has product MNVGVILQQPIVNTGMPLEALNYLASLDFLKIRRELDYSELPTPWEVANRYEVCDSNDRVFMKVTEGSEPCDRLCFKPVQRGLVLRVTDMSGQEIARLKKDFKCCAGWGCCANFDCCALEMFMESPVGRHLSSSRQMCSCCCPRFRVFDAYGKQMYDMNGPCCPCQVPGCTEDLEFPLSNPEGSYSGAKVTKIWDGMGRVCCTKTNTFGCHFPPRMDVKRKLSIFGSLFALDYVEFENNGNGEFGDGGESYPIYPSESYQADTGWA; this is encoded by the exons ATGAATGTTGGTGTCATTTTGCAGCAGCCCATCG TTAACACGGGGATGCCTTTGGAAGCCCTTAACTATTTGGCGAGTTTGGATTTCTTAAAGATCCGACGGGAATTGGATTATTCAGAAT tgcCGACGCCATGGGAAGTAGCCAATCGTTACGAGGTGTGTGATTCGAACGACCGAGTGTTCATGAAGGTCACAGAAG GATCAGAACCATGTGATAGATTATGCTTCAAGCCGGTACAAAGAGGTCTTGTCCTCCGCGTCACAGATATGTCTGGTCAG GAAATCGCTAGACTTAAGAAAGACTTTAAGTGTTGTGCTGGTTGGGGTTGCTGTGCCAATTTCGACTGCTGTGCATTGGAGATGTTCATGGAAAGTCCTGTGGGTCGACATCTGTCAAGTTCCCGACAAAT GTGTTCCTGCTGTTGCCCGAGGTTCCGTGTGTTCGATGCGTATGGTAAACAGATGTATGACATGAACGGACCGTGTTGTCCGTGTCAGGTACCCGGATGTACGGAGGATTTAGAATTCCCC TTGTCGAATCCAGAAGGCTCCTATTCGGGTGCCAAGGTAACAAAGATCTGGGACGGAATGGGAAGAGTATGTTGTACTAAGACCAATACCTTTGGTTGTCACT TTCCCCCTAGAATGGATGTCAAAAGGAAACTGTCAATTTTCGGATCCTTGTTTGCACTT GATTACGTGGAATTCGAAAATAATGGTAACGGTGAATTTGGTGACGGAGGCGAATCATACCCAATATACCCATCCGAATCATACCAGGCAGATACAGGTTGGGCGTAA
- the LOC138318118 gene encoding phospholipid scramblase 1-like isoform X1, giving the protein MTYCHHALSVIVSLNTGMPLEALNYLASLDFLKIRRELDYSELPTPWEVANRYEVCDSNDRVFMKVTEGSEPCDRLCFKPVQRGLVLRVTDMSGQEIARLKKDFKCCAGWGCCANFDCCALEMFMESPVGRHLSSSRQMCSCCCPRFRVFDAYGKQMYDMNGPCCPCQVPGCTEDLEFPLSNPEGSYSGAKVTKIWDGMGRVCCTKTNTFGCHFPPRMDVKRKLSIFGSLFALDYVEFENNGNGEFGDGGESYPIYPSESYQADTGWA; this is encoded by the exons atgacctattgtcatcatgcactgtCCGTCATCGTgagcc TTAACACGGGGATGCCTTTGGAAGCCCTTAACTATTTGGCGAGTTTGGATTTCTTAAAGATCCGACGGGAATTGGATTATTCAGAAT tgcCGACGCCATGGGAAGTAGCCAATCGTTACGAGGTGTGTGATTCGAACGACCGAGTGTTCATGAAGGTCACAGAAG GATCAGAACCATGTGATAGATTATGCTTCAAGCCGGTACAAAGAGGTCTTGTCCTCCGCGTCACAGATATGTCTGGTCAG GAAATCGCTAGACTTAAGAAAGACTTTAAGTGTTGTGCTGGTTGGGGTTGCTGTGCCAATTTCGACTGCTGTGCATTGGAGATGTTCATGGAAAGTCCTGTGGGTCGACATCTGTCAAGTTCCCGACAAAT GTGTTCCTGCTGTTGCCCGAGGTTCCGTGTGTTCGATGCGTATGGTAAACAGATGTATGACATGAACGGACCGTGTTGTCCGTGTCAGGTACCCGGATGTACGGAGGATTTAGAATTCCCC TTGTCGAATCCAGAAGGCTCCTATTCGGGTGCCAAGGTAACAAAGATCTGGGACGGAATGGGAAGAGTATGTTGTACTAAGACCAATACCTTTGGTTGTCACT TTCCCCCTAGAATGGATGTCAAAAGGAAACTGTCAATTTTCGGATCCTTGTTTGCACTT GATTACGTGGAATTCGAAAATAATGGTAACGGTGAATTTGGTGACGGAGGCGAATCATACCCAATATACCCATCCGAATCATACCAGGCAGATACAGGTTGGGCGTAA
- the LOC138318118 gene encoding phospholipid scramblase 1-like isoform X3: protein MPLEALNYLASLDFLKIRRELDYSELPTPWEVANRYEVCDSNDRVFMKVTEGSEPCDRLCFKPVQRGLVLRVTDMSGQEIARLKKDFKCCAGWGCCANFDCCALEMFMESPVGRHLSSSRQMCSCCCPRFRVFDAYGKQMYDMNGPCCPCQVPGCTEDLEFPLSNPEGSYSGAKVTKIWDGMGRVCCTKTNTFGCHFPPRMDVKRKLSIFGSLFALDYVEFENNGNGEFGDGGESYPIYPSESYQADTGWA from the exons ATGCCTTTGGAAGCCCTTAACTATTTGGCGAGTTTGGATTTCTTAAAGATCCGACGGGAATTGGATTATTCAGAAT tgcCGACGCCATGGGAAGTAGCCAATCGTTACGAGGTGTGTGATTCGAACGACCGAGTGTTCATGAAGGTCACAGAAG GATCAGAACCATGTGATAGATTATGCTTCAAGCCGGTACAAAGAGGTCTTGTCCTCCGCGTCACAGATATGTCTGGTCAG GAAATCGCTAGACTTAAGAAAGACTTTAAGTGTTGTGCTGGTTGGGGTTGCTGTGCCAATTTCGACTGCTGTGCATTGGAGATGTTCATGGAAAGTCCTGTGGGTCGACATCTGTCAAGTTCCCGACAAAT GTGTTCCTGCTGTTGCCCGAGGTTCCGTGTGTTCGATGCGTATGGTAAACAGATGTATGACATGAACGGACCGTGTTGTCCGTGTCAGGTACCCGGATGTACGGAGGATTTAGAATTCCCC TTGTCGAATCCAGAAGGCTCCTATTCGGGTGCCAAGGTAACAAAGATCTGGGACGGAATGGGAAGAGTATGTTGTACTAAGACCAATACCTTTGGTTGTCACT TTCCCCCTAGAATGGATGTCAAAAGGAAACTGTCAATTTTCGGATCCTTGTTTGCACTT GATTACGTGGAATTCGAAAATAATGGTAACGGTGAATTTGGTGACGGAGGCGAATCATACCCAATATACCCATCCGAATCATACCAGGCAGATACAGGTTGGGCGTAA